GACATCGACATCGAAAGCGTCTCCCAGGAACGGAGAGTCGCTGTCGCCTATCAAGGCTCCAGCTACTCTGAATACGTAAATATTCATCAGGGAAGCCAGCTTAGCGGAGAAACCATCACCATTACCGGCAAGAACCAGGTCAACATCCAGGGAGCTGCCGTAGCGGCGGAAAAAACCATTGAGATCCAAGGCG
The DNA window shown above is from Acetonema longum DSM 6540 and carries:
- a CDS encoding hemagglutinin repeat-containing protein — translated: QELEQTYLLDTAGITATGNLTLNATAGSILNQGAVLSAGKDLTLTAAQDIDIESVSQERRVAVAYQGSSYSEYVNIHQGSQLSGETITITGKNQVNIQGAAVAAEKTIEIQG